In a single window of the Pelagibacterium sp. 26DY04 genome:
- a CDS encoding aldo/keto reductase, with protein MAMTYYTLGNSGLKVPQLALGTMTFGTEWGWGADKDAAREIFGAYADAGGNFFDTADAYTGGTAEAWLGEFIAERGMRDEAVIATKFTMNLSATNPNAAGNGRKNIIRALDGSLKRLGTDYVDLYILHCWDRLTPPEEVMRTLDDLVRAGKIRHIGLSDVPAWYASRAQAVAERFGYEPISALQLEYSLAERYIENEFVALGTRYGAGLMAWSPLASGLLSGKYRAGAQGRLETLRGSSNPGFQKFTERNFAIVAELEAVAGEIGRSMAQVALNWTLTQPGVASAIIGARTLAQLQDNLGALDFTIPPALRERLDAVSALEATFPYSFFGPEIQGGFTGGVTLGDKPATYHPDLALTASFAGVS; from the coding sequence ATGGCCATGACCTATTACACCCTTGGCAATAGCGGGCTGAAAGTGCCGCAACTGGCGCTGGGCACGATGACGTTCGGCACCGAATGGGGCTGGGGCGCCGACAAGGACGCCGCGCGCGAAATCTTTGGCGCCTATGCCGATGCCGGCGGCAATTTCTTCGACACAGCGGATGCCTATACCGGGGGCACGGCGGAGGCCTGGCTGGGCGAATTCATCGCCGAGCGCGGCATGCGCGACGAGGCGGTGATCGCCACCAAGTTCACGATGAATCTTTCGGCGACCAATCCGAACGCGGCCGGCAATGGGCGCAAGAACATCATCCGGGCGCTGGATGGCTCGCTCAAGCGCCTAGGCACCGACTATGTCGACCTCTACATCCTCCATTGCTGGGACCGGCTCACGCCGCCCGAGGAGGTGATGCGCACGCTCGACGATCTGGTGCGCGCCGGCAAAATCCGCCATATAGGGCTTTCCGATGTCCCCGCATGGTATGCGAGCCGTGCCCAGGCGGTGGCCGAGCGGTTCGGCTACGAACCGATCTCCGCGCTGCAGCTCGAATATTCCCTGGCCGAACGGTACATCGAAAACGAGTTTGTCGCCCTGGGCACCCGCTATGGCGCCGGCCTCATGGCGTGGAGCCCGCTGGCCAGCGGCTTGCTGAGCGGCAAATACCGCGCCGGCGCGCAAGGGCGGCTCGAAACCCTGCGTGGTTCGTCCAATCCGGGTTTCCAGAAATTCACCGAGCGCAATTTCGCAATCGTTGCCGAGCTCGAAGCGGTGGCCGGCGAGATCGGGCGGTCCATGGCCCAGGTGGCGCTCAACTGGACGTTGACCCAGCCGGGCGTCGCTTCGGCGATCATCGGGGCGCGGACGCTGGCCCAATTGCAGGATAATCTCGGCGCTCTCGATTTCACCATCCCTCCCGCCCTGCGCGAGCGGCTGGATGCCGTCAGCGCGCTTGAGGCCACCTTCCCCTATTCCTTTTTCGGACCCGAGATTCAGGGCGGGTTCACCGGCGGCGTCACATTGGGGGACAAGCCCGCGACCTACCACCCCGATCTTGCGCTCACCGCCAGCTTTGCCGGGGTGAGCTAG